The proteins below are encoded in one region of Balaenoptera ricei isolate mBalRic1 chromosome 6, mBalRic1.hap2, whole genome shotgun sequence:
- the IFNE gene encoding interferon epsilon — protein sequence MINKPFFEIVLVLLASSSVCSRELKLVLFQQKRVNRESLKLLNKLQTSSIQQCLPHRKNFLLPQKSMNPHQYQKGQALAILHEMLQQIFNLFRAIISLNGWEETHMEKFLIELHQQLKYLEALMRLQAEQKRDTLGSENLRLQVKIYFQRIRDYLENQDYSTCAWTIVQVEINRCLFFVFRLTGKLSKQGMET from the coding sequence ATGATTAACAAACCTTTCTTTGAAATTGTGTTGGTGCTGTTGGCTTCTTCCTCTGTCTGCTCCCGAGAGCTGAAACTGGTTCTTTTCCAACAAAAGAGAGTGAACAGAGAGAGTTTAAAACTCTTGAATAAATTGCAGACCTCTTCAATTCAGCAGTGTCTACCACACAGGAAAAACTTCCTGCTTCCCCAGAAGTCTATGAATCCTCACCAGTACCAGAAAGGACAAGCACTGGCCATTCTTCATGAGATGCTTCAGCAGATCTTCAACCTCTTCAGGGCAATTATTTCTCTGAATGGTTGGGAGGAAACCCACATGGAGAAGTTCCTCATTGAACTTCATCAACAGCTGAAATACCTAGAAGCACTCATGAGACTGCAAGCAGAGCAGAAAAGAGACACCTTGGGCAGTGAGAACCTTAGATTACAggttaaaatatatttccaaagGATACGTGATTACCTGGAAAACCAGGACTATAGCACCTGTGCCTGGACCATTGTCCAAGTAGAAATCAACCGGTGTCTGTTCTTTGTGTTCCGACTCACAGGAAAGCTGAGCAAACAAGGAATGGAAACTTGA